The Vitis vinifera cultivar Pinot Noir 40024 chromosome 3, ASM3070453v1 region GTTGATGGGTTTATGTTTTTGGAATTATGGGTTTAGTATGGCTGAGGATTATGGGTAGGGATCTATGTTAATTTTTGATTGATCTTTCATGTGCAATTGGATCAGAAGTTGGAGAGTAAAGGCAAACAGAATAGTGTTCGTCGCAAAGATGTGAGATTGAAAGACATGATTTGTTTGTCATTTTTGTGTTTGGTGGGTGGTTGGATCTAAAGTTGAAGACAAGAAAGCAAAGATGTTTGGGTTTTCGATTGATCTGTGTAATTCAATGCATGCATAGGACAATTTTGCTTGCTTTTGTCAGTGTTTTTGTCCTATTCTTGAATATGGGTTCTAGAGTGATGTTTTACTCTTCATGTTTTCATTCTTTCAGGCTGGATTTGGGATTGTTTTGACTGCTTGACTTCTCAATTGTGTGTTTGTTTTCTAAATATAGTAGTGATGATTATACATGATGTTCTATGTTTATGGCTTTTggttttgagtttgagtttgttAAGTTATAGGGGTTTTCtagttttgaatattttggTGGTGGTTGGGTTTAGTTTTGGGATAATGATGAACCAAGTACCTTAATTTCGATGGGTCCTTAGAGCTTATTCATAGATAGCTTTGAATGTTCTGTCTCATCTTGCATATCTTTCATTGATTTGATGAATTTTGGGTCTACATTTGAAGAAAGAGAGCAAAAAGAAATTGGGGTTTTCTTGCAGATCTGCTTCAATTGGTTGGATGTATAAGACACCTCTCATTTGTTGGGTTTCAGTGAATTACTAAAAAATAGGATCAAACATGAATTTCAAGAACTTCAGTGATATGCCGCCAGAAGGAAATGGTGGTAAGCCACTGGGAAATTTCTCCTTGACCCGGCAACCTTCCATATACTCCTTGACCATTGATGAGTTCCAAAACTCCTTGGGTGGAGTTGGGAAGGATTTTGGATCAATGAACATGGATGAACTTTTGAAGAACATTTGGACAGCTGAAGAGACTCAGAATATGACATCCTCCGCTGGTGGAGAAGGGAGTGTCCCTGGTGGGAATTTGCAACGGCAGGGTTCTTTGACATTGCCTCGGACAATTAGTCAGAAAACTGTTGATGAAGTTTGGAAGGACTTGCTTAAAGAAAATAGTGCATTGAAAGAAGGTAGTGTTGGGGGGCCACCAAACTTGCAGCAGAGGCAACCTACTTTAGGAGAGATGACTTTGGAAGAGTTTTTGGTGAGAGTAGGGGTAGTAAGAGAAGATGCTCAACCAATTGTTAGGCCAAATAATAGTGGATTTTACGGTTTATCATCACAGCCCAATCATGCTGGGTTAGGGCTTGGGTTTCAGCAATCAGGTCGAAATAATGGTGCTTTAACTAACCAGATCACAGAGAGTAATTATTTAGTTCCTAATCAACCTCCTAGTCTAGCTTTGAATATGAGTGGAGCTAGATCTTCTCAGCAACAGCAGCAGGATCACCATCATCAACAACAGCATCAGCCACTCTTTCCCAAGCAAGCGACTGTGGCTTTTTCCTCTCCAATGCATTTAACAAACACCAC contains the following coding sequences:
- the LOC100243434 gene encoding bZIP transcription factor 46 isoform X1, with protein sequence MNFKNFSDMPPEGNGGKPLGNFSLTRQPSIYSLTIDEFQNSLGGVGKDFGSMNMDELLKNIWTAEETQNMTSSAGGEGSVPGGNLQRQGSLTLPRTISQKTVDEVWKDLLKENSALKEGSVGGPPNLQQRQPTLGEMTLEEFLVRVGVVREDAQPIVRPNNSGFYGLSSQPNHAGLGLGFQQSGRNNGALTNQITESNYLVPNQPPSLALNMSGARSSQQQQQDHHHQQQHQPLFPKQATVAFSSPMHLTNTTQLASSGVRGAVVGIANPTRGAVVGIANPTVNNGLVQNGGLQSGGMAMIGLGTGAVLGASGSPASHISSDVIGKSNVNTSSLSPAPYVFNGSQRGRKPGALEKVVERRQRRMIKNRESAARSRARKQAYTLELEMEVAKLKEANEELQKKQADMEVQKNQVQALFSCAVASVLSLHWQTPILIEDNIYIVPLKAP
- the LOC100243434 gene encoding bZIP transcription factor 46 isoform X2, coding for MNFKNFSDMPPEGNGGKPLGNFSLTRQPSIYSLTIDEFQNSLGGVGKDFGSMNMDELLKNIWTAEETQNMTSSAGGEGSVPGGNLQRQGSLTLPRTISQKTVDEVWKDLLKENSALKEGSVGGPPNLQQRQPTLGEMTLEEFLVRVGVVREDAQPIVRPNNSGFYGLSSQPNHAGLGLGFQQSGRNNGALTNQITESNYLVPNQPPSLALNMSGARSSQQQQQDHHHQQQHQPLFPKQATVAFSSPMHLTNTTQLASSGVRGAVVGIANPTRGAVVGIANPTVNNGLVQNGGLQSGGMAMIGLGTGAVLGASGSPASHISSDVIGKSNVNTSSLSPAPYVFNGSQRGRKPGALEKVVERRQRRMIKNRESAARSRARKQAYTLELEMEVAKLKEANEELQKKQADMEVQKNQILETIRQRGGKRLCLRRTLTGPW